The stretch of DNA GCTGGTGATTTTACACCGGAATGGCGGTGCCGGGGTGGATTTTGCGCGCACTCCGCTTGCCGCGCCCCATAGGCGTTAACTTAACTACCCGCCTCTGCGTGGACTTGGACCTCGACTTGGACCTGGACTTCGACTATCTTGTGGGGCGTGAACTTTCGCAAACTCGATGTTTATCAAGCCGCAGTCCGCTTCTTGCCACTTGCAGCCGGAATTGCCGACAGTCTGCCGCCACGATACGCGGCCATGCCCGACCAGCTTCGCCGTGCATCCCTTTCCATTCCGCTGAATATCGCCGAGGGATCAGGAAAGAGCACTGGCCCGGACCAGCGCCGCTTCTATGCCATGGCCCGGGGCAGTGCCATGGAATGTG from Terriglobia bacterium encodes:
- a CDS encoding four helix bundle protein; this translates as MNFRKLDVYQAAVRFLPLAAGIADSLPPRYAAMPDQLRRASLSIPLNIAEGSGKSTGPDQRRFYAMARGSAMECAAIIDACRALALIDQPQGQEADELLLSAVRMLSKMCRA